A single genomic interval of Jatrophihabitans endophyticus harbors:
- a CDS encoding TetR family transcriptional regulator produces the protein MTDTRSRAERKELTRRRLLDVTLRLITERSLASISLREVAREAGIVPTAFYRHFASVDELGVDLVDESMRPLRQLLRDARKGRVTHGDIIADTVAILARQVADHPEQFRFLTRERYGGVAGVRRAIATELRLFTSDLTIDLARLTVGYDWSTEDLEMVADLMVTTMLGTVVRLLESDERHPEDATSILDHAERQLRIIVLGMGAWRSKP, from the coding sequence GTGACCGACACCAGATCGCGGGCAGAGCGCAAGGAGCTCACCCGGCGCAGGTTGCTCGACGTCACACTGCGGCTCATCACCGAACGCAGCCTCGCCAGCATCAGCCTGCGCGAGGTGGCCCGCGAGGCAGGCATCGTGCCCACCGCGTTCTACCGCCACTTCGCCTCCGTCGACGAGCTCGGGGTCGACCTCGTCGACGAGTCCATGCGCCCGTTGCGGCAACTGCTGCGCGACGCCCGTAAGGGGCGGGTCACGCACGGCGACATCATCGCCGACACCGTCGCGATCCTGGCTCGCCAGGTGGCCGATCATCCGGAGCAGTTCCGCTTCCTCACCCGCGAGCGCTACGGCGGTGTCGCCGGCGTGCGACGCGCGATCGCGACCGAGCTACGACTGTTCACCAGCGATCTCACGATCGACCTCGCCCGGCTGACGGTCGGTTACGACTGGTCGACCGAGGACCTCGAGATGGTGGCCGACCTGATGGTCACCACGATGCTGGGAACCGTCGTGCGGCTGCTGGAGAGCGACGAGCGGCACCCCGAGGACGCGACGTCGATCCTGGACCACGCGGAGCGGCAGCTGCGCATCATCGTGCTCGGCATGGGCGCCTGGCGCAGCAAACCCTGA
- a CDS encoding 4a-hydroxytetrahydrobiopterin dehydratase: MAELLDQDAIDDALTARAGWSGDPARLTRSIEFADFLTAVEFVGRLAPRCEDLDHHPDLDLRWRRVDVSLTTHSAGGVTAKDVELAGVVDEVAAGLPLAGG, encoded by the coding sequence ATGGCCGAACTGCTCGACCAGGACGCCATCGACGACGCGTTGACGGCACGCGCGGGCTGGAGCGGTGACCCCGCGCGCCTCACCCGCTCCATCGAGTTCGCCGACTTCCTGACCGCGGTCGAGTTCGTCGGCCGGCTCGCGCCGCGCTGCGAGGACCTCGACCACCACCCGGACCTCGACCTGCGCTGGCGTCGTGTCGACGTCTCGCTGACGACCCACAGTGCCGGCGGTGTGACGGCGAAGGACGTCGAGCTCGCCGGCGTCGTGGACGAGGTGGCCGCCGGGTTGCCGCTCGCGGGCGGCTGA
- a CDS encoding ferredoxin reductase, with translation MSLQSPRRRSLPGLPGAGALSARALGVLEALATPHGLDRYLELVNPMLTVRELRAVVTDVRHGSHDTTTVTLRPTRQWQGFRAGQFVQLSVDIDGVRRTRCYSPANSQYRADGQLELTVKAHPYGLVSNYLYAHAEPGMVLGLSQAGGGFTLPDTRPERTLLLSGGSGITPVMAMLRTLCDEGHQGEIVFLHYAFTAKHVSYLAELRDIEARHDNVRVVLAYTEQEVGGDLQGLFHQQHLAEVAPWYADAQTYLCGPPGLMTSIRAHFVARGVADRLHSEDFAPTAPAVDTAGATGELTFARTGTTAANSGKTLLEQAEDAGLSPEYGCRMGICFSCTQVKRAGTVRNVNTGDVDSDPDCEVQLCINVPVGDVDLDL, from the coding sequence ATGTCGCTGCAGAGCCCCCGACGCCGCTCGCTGCCCGGCCTGCCGGGAGCCGGCGCGCTGTCGGCCCGAGCGCTCGGCGTCCTCGAGGCACTCGCGACGCCGCACGGCCTGGACCGTTACCTGGAGCTCGTCAACCCGATGCTGACCGTGCGCGAGCTGCGCGCGGTCGTCACCGACGTCCGGCACGGCTCGCACGACACCACGACGGTGACGCTGCGGCCGACCCGTCAGTGGCAGGGCTTCCGCGCGGGACAGTTCGTGCAGCTCTCGGTCGACATCGACGGCGTGCGCCGCACCCGCTGCTACTCCCCGGCCAACTCGCAGTACCGCGCCGACGGGCAGCTCGAGCTGACCGTCAAGGCGCATCCGTACGGACTGGTGTCGAATTACCTCTACGCCCACGCCGAGCCGGGCATGGTGCTCGGGCTGTCGCAGGCCGGCGGCGGGTTCACGCTGCCCGACACGCGCCCGGAGCGCACGCTGCTGCTCAGCGGTGGCAGTGGCATCACGCCCGTCATGGCCATGCTGCGCACGCTGTGCGACGAGGGCCACCAGGGCGAGATCGTGTTCCTGCACTACGCCTTCACCGCGAAGCACGTGTCCTATCTGGCCGAGCTGCGCGACATCGAGGCCCGACACGACAACGTGCGGGTCGTCCTCGCCTACACCGAGCAGGAGGTCGGCGGTGACCTGCAGGGACTGTTCCACCAGCAACACCTCGCCGAGGTCGCGCCGTGGTACGCCGACGCGCAGACCTACCTCTGCGGCCCGCCCGGGCTGATGACCTCCATCCGTGCGCACTTCGTCGCGCGGGGCGTCGCCGACCGGTTGCACAGCGAGGACTTCGCGCCCACCGCCCCCGCCGTCGACACCGCGGGCGCGACCGGCGAGCTGACCTTCGCCCGCACCGGAACGACGGCGGCCAACAGCGGCAAGACCCTGCTCGAGCAGGCAGAGGACGCCGGGCTGTCGCCCGAGTACGGCTGCCGCATGGGCATCTGCTTCTCCTGCACGCAGGTGAAGCGCGCCGGCACGGTGCGCAACGTCAACACCGGTGACGTCGACAGCGACCCGGACTGCGAGGTGCAGCTGTGCATCAACGTCCCGGTCGGCGACGTCGACCTGGACCTCTGA
- the orn gene encoding oligoribonuclease, with amino-acid sequence MTERADLLVWVDCEMTGLDLGHDALIEVAAIVTDGELHPLDDGIDVIVHADDALLDAMLPVVRDMHASSGLTEAVRASTVTLADAEQRVLDYVRGLVPEARTAPLCGNSIATDRGFLARDMPALDGHLHYRMVDVSSVKELAKRWYPRVYQSQPRKALTHRALDDVRESIDELRYYRRTLFVEPPGPTLEEARAAADSVAGLDNGAAGGRVD; translated from the coding sequence GTGACGGAACGCGCGGACCTGCTCGTCTGGGTCGACTGTGAGATGACCGGACTCGATCTCGGCCACGATGCGCTGATCGAGGTCGCGGCGATCGTGACCGACGGCGAGCTGCACCCGCTGGACGACGGCATCGACGTGATCGTGCACGCCGACGACGCGCTGCTGGACGCGATGCTGCCGGTCGTGCGCGACATGCACGCCTCGTCGGGGCTGACCGAGGCGGTGCGCGCGTCCACCGTCACACTCGCCGACGCCGAGCAGCGCGTCCTCGACTACGTGCGCGGCCTCGTGCCGGAGGCCCGCACGGCCCCGCTCTGCGGCAACTCGATCGCGACCGACCGAGGCTTCCTCGCCCGGGACATGCCGGCGCTCGACGGCCACCTGCACTACCGGATGGTCGACGTCTCCTCGGTCAAGGAGCTCGCGAAGCGGTGGTACCCGCGGGTCTACCAGTCGCAGCCGCGCAAGGCCCTTACGCACCGCGCCCTCGACGACGTCCGCGAGAGCATCGACGAGCTGCGCTACTACCGGCGGACGCTCTTCGTCGAACCGCCCGGCCCCACGCTGGAGGAGGCCCGGGCCGCCGCGGACTCGGTCGCCGGGCTGGACAACGGCGCCGCGGGCGGCCGGGTAGACTGA